Proteins co-encoded in one Populus trichocarpa isolate Nisqually-1 chromosome 10, P.trichocarpa_v4.1, whole genome shotgun sequence genomic window:
- the LOC7459040 gene encoding E3 ubiquitin-protein ligase RHF1A isoform X2, which produces MIVCDGLLSLGFKFTIDLWTCFLSQVTCCNHEYHLQCILEWSQRSKECPICWQLLVLKDHASQELLAAVETERLLRSRNSTPASMIVPHLDDDYDIEQDSYSDDSDFDEHIMQHLAAAASSRAHHVHERERQRSNGLGPSQVIAFTSPEHVATVQQTCTSPEEGQTLIHGSSVINSPTPDTLSVNVQNLSSVTPPDVNQVSTTAVNSPFKPRILFRQPPTDTPQEQGSSEVLSLSDSIKSKWFAASARYKDSLSKSTRGIKEKLVARNNSVKELSKEVQREMSAGIAGVARMIERLDLTTKRTGPSMSDSGFTGATSNFSWKGKGVEQNIIAQALAKTSEEIDRDTSLGASSHASGTVQARVEISHVQRGH; this is translated from the exons ATGATTGTTTGTGATGGATTGTTGTCTTTAGGTTTTAAGTTTACTATAGACCTCTGGACTTGTTTCTTGTCTCAGGTTACCTGCTGCAATCATGAATATCATCTTCAGTGTATTCTTGAATG GTCGCAGAGAAGCAAAGAATGCCCAATTTGCTGGCAGCTTCTTGTCCTGAAAGACCATGCCAG CCAAGAACTTCTAGCCGCTGTCGAGACTGAGAGGCTCTTAAGGTCAAGGAACTCGACTCCTGCATCCATGATCGTTCCTCACTTGGATGATGATTATGACATAGAACAG GATTCCTATTCAGATGACTCTGATTTCGATGAGCATATCATGCAGCATCTTGCTGCCGCTGCCTCCAGCAGAGCTCATCATGTTCACGAAAGGGAGAGGCAGAGGTCTAACGGACTTGGTCCCTCCCAGGTTATTGCCTTTACCTCTCCTGAACATGTAGCCACTGTTCAGCAAACATGCACTTCACCAGAAGAAGGTCAAACTTTAATTCATGGCTCATCAGTGATCAATTCACCAACTCCTGACACACTATCAGTTAACGTTCAAAATTTGTCATCTGTGACCCCTCCTGACGTGAACCAAGTTTCTACTACTGCTGTCAATAGCCCCTTCAAACCCAG GATTCTCTTTAGACAGCCACCAACTGATACACCCCAGGAGCAAGGTTCATCGGAGGTGCTATCTCTCTCAGACTCTATTAAATCTAAATGGTTTGCTGCTTCAGCCAG GTACAAGGACTCACTTTCAAAAAGTACTAGAGGCATAAAGGAAAAGCTAGTTGCAAGGAATAATTCGGTCAAGGAGCTGAGCAAAGAAGTTCAGAGGGAAATGAGTGCAGGAATTGCTGGTGTTGCACGAATGATTGAGCGCTTGGATCTTACCACAAAACGCACGGGACCCTCCATGTCTGATTCTGGTTTTACTGGGGCAACTTCAAATTTCTCCTGGAAGGGGAAGGGTGTGGAACAGAACATCATTGCTCAGGCTTTGGCCAAAACAAGTGAGGAAATTGATCGTGATACAAGTTTAGGTGCATCCTCACATGCCTCTGGTACTGTCCAAGCCCGAGTGGAAATCTCCCATGTACAG AGAGGTCATTAA
- the LOC127905864 gene encoding uncharacterized protein LOC127905864, whose product MPPETRSQDVRRCDGSLEAANQRIDGIEIKLNTQSDDLGQLKAMMKEIATQQIAIKHTLQTLTGETSSSQRPHAPQPPTTNCSQGWVGEGSQGSYRFHKPKRNFPTFEGEDVHKWLYKCNQYFDLEEIAEPDKLKLASYYLDGLALYWHQNFIRNLEGQDTTWADYVEALCCRFGGQKDPLEELTEHKQAGNLEDYIKEFDMLWNRAQVSEKQALVFFLGGLETEIKNLVKMFEPKSLKQAYNLARLHDNTLTYRKNTPHYTKLPAQTNTYQHNQRPAYPTPSSSSTSNSTFTTFKSPQPALLPTPNRPPFNNATVNSNPRPSRPIRTREMDERRAKGLCFWCDEKFVPGHRCKNRKLYSLCIIEDEEENSEEEETIETMNVEALIPHLSLHALQGTTGCHTIKVWGKLDKCPIFILIDSGSTHNFLNANLASKQNCLLTPIKPMLVEAANGGTMSCTKLCKNLQWKMQGVQFQADVFVMPLQSYDMVLGIQWLKLLGNVLANYEDKWMNFWWEGNEVTLKGDNPILTQSIRLEELSGLLARKTLLAEVNICSLRVLEVEGTTLSYQEGYLPAQHAEEFPIQALLDTYSHIFREPVELPPARGHDHRIPLKDENLTVNLRPYRYSGLQKDTLEKLVAEMLDAGIVQPSHSPFASPVVLVKKKDHTWRFCVDFRALNKLIVKDKYPIPIIDELLEELEGATIFSKIDLRAGYHQIRMDPKDVYKTAFRTHNGHFEFLVMPFGLSNAPATFQSLMNDIFRQHLRKFILVFFDDILIYSKSRTDHLHHLTVVFDILCANQLVAKKEKCVFGSNQMEYLGHIITKEGVATDPNKVVAMMNWPIPTNIKQLRGFLGLTGYYRKFVKGYGEL is encoded by the coding sequence ATGCCTCCAGAGACCAGGTCCCAAGATGTGAGAAGGTGTGACGGTTCCTTGGAAGCTGCTAACCAAAGAATCGATGGAATAGAAATCAAACTGAACACACAGTCGGATGATCTTGGCCAACTCAAGGCTATGATGAAAGAAATAGCTACTCAGCAGATTGCGATAAAACACACCCTACAAACTCTCACTGGAGAGACTAGCTCCTCCCAAAGGCCCCATGCTCCTCAACCGCCTACAACAAACTGCAGTCAAGGGTGGGTTGGAGAAGGTTCACAAGGGTCTTACAGGTTTCACAAGCCCAAGAGGAATTTTCCAACATTTGAAGGCGAAGATGTGCATAAGTGGTTGTATAAATGCAATCAATATTTCGACCTTGAAGAGATAGCAGAGCCAGACAAATTGAAACTAGCCTCCTACTACTTGGATGGGTTGGCACTGTATTGGCACCAGAACTTCATCAGAAACTTGGAAGGACAGGACACGACTTGGGCAGATTATGTTGAAGCCCTGTGCTGCCGGTTTGGAGGACAAAAGGACCCCTTGGAGGAGTTAACAGAACACAAACAAGCTGGGAATCTTGAAGACTATATCAAGGAGTTTGACATGCTCTGGAATAGAGCTCAGGTATCGGAAAAGCAAGCCTTAGTATTTTTCTTGGGAGGGTTAGAGACTGAGATTAAGAACTTAGTAAAAATGTTTGAACCCAAATCTCTCAAACAAGCATATAACCTAGCTAGGCTCCATGATAACACACTCACGTATAGAAAAAACACTCCCCATTACACTAAACTTCCAGCTCAAACAAATACTTACCAACACAACCAAAGGCCAGCTTACCCCACTCCCTCCAGCAGTTCAACTTCCAACTCCACCTTCACTACGTTTAAATCTCCCCAGCCTGCCTTACTACCTACCCCTAACAGGCCACCATTCAACAACGCAACTGTCAACTCCAACCCCAGACCCTCCAGACCTATTAGAACCAGGGAGATGGATGAGCGTAGAGCCAAGGGATTATGCTTTTGGTGTGATGAAAAATTTGTACCAGGACATAGATGCAAAAACCGAAAGCTATACTCACTATGCATCATcgaagacgaagaagaaaacTCTGAAGAGGAGGAAACCATTGAAACCATGAATGTAGAAGCCCTTATCCCTCATCTATCATTACATGCATTGCAGGGCACCACGGGGTGCCACACCATCAAGGTATGGGGCAAACTAGACAAATGCCCTATATTCATTTTGATTGACTCAGGCAGCACCCACAACTTCCTTAATGCCAACCTCGCCAGTAAACAGAATTGTCTCCTGACACCCATCAAACCTATGCTAGTAGAAGCCGCAAATGGGGGTACCATGTCTTGTACTAAGCTCTGCAAGAACCTGCAGTGGAAAATGCAAGGCGTCCAGTTCCAGGCGGATGTTTTTGTAATGCCTTTACAAAGCTACGATATGGTCCTAGGCATACAGTGGTTGAAGTTACTGGGAAATGTATTAGCCAATTACGAAGACAAATGGATGAATTTTTGGTGGGAAGGAAATGAAGTGACACTAAAGGGGGACAATCCTATACTCACCCAGTCCATTCGACTGGAAGAGTTAAGTGGACTACTTGCACGTAAAACACTGCTGGCAGAGGTGAATATTTGCAGTCTAAGAGTGCTGGAGGTGGAGGGCACAACACTCAGCTATCAGGAAGGGTACCTTCCTGCCCAGCATGCAGAGGAGTTTCCAATTCAGGCACTATTGGATACTTATTCTCATATTTTCAGAGAACCAGTGGAACTACCTCCTGCCAGAGGACATGATCATAGGATACCTCTGAAAGATGAAAACCTGACAGTCAACCTAAGGCCATACAGATACTCagggttgcaaaaggatacctTGGAGAAACTGGTGGCTGAAATGCTAGACGCTGGAATTGTTCAACCAAGCCACAGTCCGTTTGCTTCTCCAGTAGTGCTAGTCAAGAAAAAAGACCATACATGGCGATTTTGTGTGGACTTTCGCGCTCTCAACAAGCTGATTGTAAAAGATAAGTATCCCATCCCtattattgatgaattattagaaGAATTGGAAGGAGCAAccattttctctaaaattgacttaaGGGCAGGCTACCATCAGATTCGAATGGACCCTAAAGATGTGTATAAAACTGCATTTCGCACTCACAATGGCCATTTTGAATTCCTTGTCATGCCCTTTGGGCTCTCTAATGCCCCAGCAACCTTCCAGAGTTTAATGAATGACATCTTTAGGCAACATTTGAGgaagttcattttagttttttttgacGATATATTGATCTATAGCAAGAGCCGGACAGACCACTTGCATCACCTTACTGTTGTGTTTGACATATTATGTGCCAACCAGCTGGTTGCGAAGAAGGAGAAGTGTGTATTTGGCAGCAATCAGATGGAGTATTTGGGCCACATTATCACCAAAGAAGGAGTGGCCACCGACCCTAACAAAGTGGTAGCAATGATGAATTGGCCTATTCCTACTAATATCAAACAACTACGGGGATTTTTGGGGTTGACTGGATACTATAGGAAGTTTGTGAAAGGGTATGGGGAACTCtga